The genomic stretch TGAGAtccaagaggaagaggagacaaacTTCTCTAACAGCTCCTCAAAGGTAATGAAACCTCATCAAATCCAAACAAGTCTAGTTGTCTTTGACTTAAAGACATCTGctcactgttgtatttttgttgaactgtagccttttatttttgttctgtactgatgtgttgtttttcttctagaaaaagaatgaaaagaagaaaaaggagcagaagaagaagaaacttcCTCTTTGGATGCGGCTGTTCTGCAGTCCATGCACCTGTCCACGCTGCCGCTCCTCCCCATAAGCTGCAGCCACCTCTCTCCTTCACCCCCTaacaccccaccaccaccaccaccaaaaaaagACCTTTctcaacccccccaccctcaacccaccccttctctctcccctctccacctctctctctctttccctctcaacccaaccggtcgaggcagatggccgtcCACCAAGAGCCCgggttctgctcgaggtttcttcctgtaaaagggagtttttcctcgCCACTGTTGCCACAAGTGCTTGCTCTTGGAGGAATGTCTTTTTCTGGCCCCACTCAAAAACTTTTTAATTTGGCTTTAATAAAATTCATTTCAATTAAATATTCTGAAGATTAgtcactgtctttctctcttcactgtaTAAATATCTGAATACTGATGGTACTACTAGTTTGTGTGGAAcatgattttctgtttctgaggaATCAGACAAACTTCCTAAAATCCTGTACCTTAGAAGCTGCAGTGTTATGTTCACCTAGAGAGGAGATAACATTAGTTGAATGACAGATGCAGCACTTCAGTGATGGGACTGGACAAGTATCCTCATCTGCtgctttattctttttttctctttagtttgatgaaaacacacacttttgctGATTGTGCCATGCAATCACCCCATCTCTTTTGGCTGCTGGACTGGCTGCCTGTCTGTGCCACTCTACATTCTGTCAGTCATACATACACCATGCACGCAACACAACTGACTTACTGATTTCCATGtctttcatatatatatatatatatatatatatatatatatatattagttaTTTGTATGTTATTTGTTATGTGTTCAACTCAACTGAGATTAACAGGAAAAAGGCTGGAGGTGACTATTTTATTCTATGTATCCGTCTATTGTTCATACCTCAGCAGCCAAGTGTTTGCCCCAGAGTTATATGACTGCTGCTGAGGCTTCTGTAGTTTCCTAATAAGCTTTGTAGTAATGTGTGTCCCAGCAGTGCTCTCAGTCACCAGTGAGGGGAGCTCCACTGCTAAAATGGTGACTCAGTGTAGTTACAGTGGTTTGAAGATTCAGTGTAAAAGACCCATTAGCATCACCtggtgttgctctgtgttttttgaaTACAGGACATGCTTAAAAGTAATTAGTTTTTTTATACACCACATAAGAGAACCACTGCACTATACCTTTTCttaatcttttcatttgtcatatCACTTTCATACTATGATACTGCATGCTGTTGTATTTTGCTatattatgcatgtgtgtagaTTTCATATGGCTGTACAACCTTTCACACAACAGCTGCaatgtttcacatttcatttcttattttcttaCGTCTTATTGTAGTTTGTCTAATATCATCTGACCATATTACATAATCCCGTAGcccttattattattacctttTTTATCACatcatatcatatatcatatcatatcatttgTTCCATCTCTTActattcaaacactgaaaaaagattCACCACTTCACCATGTGAGTACAGTGTGGTGGCAAAAAGGTAGAATGAAATGATAAAGTTTCCTAGGGAAATGTTAATCCCATTTATTTCCAACATTTATAAGGTTTAACATCTAGGTGCTGTCAGCCAATGTTGCACACAGTGCTGCCAAAACAACCTCAAATTCAAGTTAGGTTGTGGATGGGGTTATTTTTCTACCCAGTCAgacaaattaaagaaatgaGGCATACCAGTGGATAACgataagaaaataaatctgaggaCTtgtgagatgagaaaaaaacaaactcctgcTACGCAAATGTATAAATGcgtaaagtacaagtaccttgAAATTGTACTGTACTATGTGCcaagttactttccaccactgctgtgACATGATAGAAATCTGCCACCTCTATGAGATTTAGTTATACTGTGTATACACTGCATGTATCTATAAGGTTGATCAATATTTGGGTATTATGCCACCATTTTTAATTAGCCCACATCTTATAGGATTTACAGGagttttgcaaaaaaaattGATGCAGTGGCAATATTTCTCATCAGTCTGTATGAGTATTTTCGTACTCAGGAGCTGATATGATGATATATGCTGCTTCCAGTGGTGGACTTTGAGTAGAGAACCAGGCAGTGTTCAGCAGGATGGTAGAAGCAGTATAAGGGTGCACTGGGgatacatgcatacatacatcaGCACATGCACATAGAGCTGTTATCCAAAGCCCAAATCTGTTTGTGCAGGTACATgatcagtcaaaatgtttgTACAACAAGTTCCTCAGTACTACTCACCCATAGAGAGAGTGCTGTTCTCCAAGGTCTTCTTTATTGTAAAAGCAATGCATCAGTCGTACCTTTcacaagaagaaataaaaaaaaaaaaaaaaaaaaacattactgaaCTCTCTATGAAAGACTTTGGCTCCAAAATGATCTTACTGACCATGGTCTGGAGTAAAATGTGGACtcaaaataatacaatacaatcaCTGAATTTAGTcttgaaatgacattttttgggcCTGATAATAATTGATGGCACCACTCTCATTAGCAACAGTGATTTTGCTCCAGGCGCTCTCCACAAATGCCTTCACCAGCAACTTGGATCCAGTGACGTggtcacatttaaaacaatacttttttttttttttttttgtaaaaaaggGGCCACAGCAACATGAGCAAACCCCATTGTAGCTCGCTACATCTGCTTACACAGAGATCCTGAATCTGTCATCAGTGTGTTGCAGTGATCACAGTTTGACTGTGTCCTCTTTAAGCTAAAACTGATCTGATAACCAAACTCATCCCACATGGACTCACATGGAGTGTTGTTTACACTTGTGTTGCATCCTGGTTTGGGAGGCGAAGAAAGTGGCAAAAATACCCATACTCATTTTACTGAAGTAGCAACACCATAATGTAGAagtactctgttacaagtaaaaaccatgcatttaaaatgtttcttgtgTAGAAGTAGAAAAGTATGGGCATCAAAATTTACTTAACGTACCAAAAGTAGAAGTATCATCATATAGAATGGCCCATTTCTGaattatattattgtaattaGTGATGTAAATGTGTCATATTGCTGCTGTTAAAGGTGAAATATGAGCatacagagcagagctgttgGCTCCCTCTGGAGGTGAAGCAACTGTAACTGTTCCCAAAGAATTTCTTCTGGTAGAGGTAACTCACACTCCAACTGATGTTTGACTGGCGTTTTTTATACATGGTGTGTACTACTTTAAAATCAGTTCTCTGAATTTTAAAGCCTTCAGTGTAATAAAGAGTGAGTTGgctgtttattgttgttttgtttaccgTTCTCATTGCTCTAGAGTATTTGCCCACTCTTCCACAAAGTAAGTTAGTTACATAAGGAAACATAAGGGAGCTCAACAACTGATATATTTGACATTGGGTAGCATATACACTCACAGGTGTCATTTTTCTGCATTGAATACTATTACTCTTGATACTTTTATTCATGTtgctaattttgtgtttttactcgGATGTAATTTTTTGTAACAAGGTTTATACTTGTACTGGAATGTTACAACTTTTAATCAAGTAAAGTGGTTGAAAACTTCCCCCACCACTGTTTAAAACtcaatgagacagaaaaatagataaaatgaaagaaatacatATATGCATAGATAAACTCCTAAAGATGAACATTCCATTAGAACATGGATAGTACTGTTACAGCACAGAGTTGTACTGGAACACAGGGAGTTCTATTAGAACACAGACAATCCTGCAGACACCGTAGTTCTCATATCTCAGACTCTAGTTTGATTCTCCACAGTGAGGTGACTCAGTATCTTTACTAAACTACAAACATTACAAGAGCAAAACACAGCAACGAGACAGAGCGCTTAATAAGAAgacaagagaaggaaaagttGAAGAATCAGGAGCCAGGAAACCCTGCTCATCTGAAGTTGTCCGAAGAGAGACAGGTAAGACATTTAAATGCCCTTTACAGAGGTATCAGCAGTAAGTTAGTTTTGAGCTTAGATTTTAATTTGCaccctttaaaaacattttaaaaattgtatGTTTCCACACTAGGACACAACACCACGTACCATGGATAAAGACATGGAGGACACTGAGAAGATCGTTGACTCACTCATCTCAGACGTCATTGAACAGGCTGCTCAAGTTCAATCTTTTGGTCTGGAGGAGCTATTTGCTGAGCCTCTTAAGGTGAGACCTGCAGAGGCTGACGAAGACAAGGTCATGGAGATACCATCAGGACCTTCAGAGGAGGATGAACGCACTGTGTTTTCCCAGGGAggaaatgaagcagcagcagaccagACAGTCGTCATGAATTCCTCCACCATGTCTCTCGTAATAATGAGATTTTTCCAGAGCCTCACTGAAGAGTaggtcatttattttctcactgaaaCTCTAGTAGACACTTGaatacattttcaacatttgtgtacattatttctgtgtttcatcttttgtttctgttcgCTCTTTTTTAGGCAATGGAGGGAAGTCAGCGAGGGCGTTTTCAATCGAGACGTGAAGGAGAAGCTGATTGACATGTGCGTGGATGTGCTGAAGTTCACCTCAGACTCAGTCATTAGAAATGTCTTGGAGTCACTTGCTCAGTCATCCACCTCATCTGACACCTTCACCCTGAAGACCCCCTCTGAAATCCAGAGAAGTGTGGAGAGCTCTTTCAGCCAGGCTGTCTGTGATATCGTCGGGACAGACATCCCTGTTAGGATTTCACCTGAATTCACAGAGGCCATAGCGACTGCAGTACTTGAAGTGGTCACCCCGGTCCTCTCCGTGGCCATACAAGCCTCAGTGGATGAACGGTCCACGATCGCCACTGCTCCTGCCAGCCTCCAGGTGTCAAAGGACAAAGTAGCCAAGAAGACTCTGGCAGGAGCTATTTCCACCATGAAATCCCTCCTTACAGGACGAGGCGCTGTGATCAAAAGGAGGGTTATGTCCCAACAAGGGTTGGAGCCTAACAAAGATGAAGAGACACCAGCCACAGGAcgtaacaaaaagaaaaatgaatctgtGTGGAGGAGGTGTTTTAGACCGAAGAGAAAGATCCAGCCATTTCCACAGGAGGATTCAAATGGAGCGAATGGTGCTCAAAAGGGCAAACAGGAGTCCCGCTCTCCTCTTACAACATCCTCCATCACAGAGGACCCACCCCTGGCTGAAACTACGACTGGTGAGAtccaagaggaagaggagacaaacTTCTCTAACAGCTCCTCAAAGGTAATGAAACCTCATCAAACCCAAACAAGTCTAGTTGTCTTTGACTTAAAGACATCTGctcactgttgtatttttgttgaactgtagccttttatttttgttctgtactgatgtgttgtttttcttctagaaaaagaatgaaaagaagaaaaaggagcagaagaagaagaaacttcCTCTTTGGATGAGGCTGTTCTGCAGTCCATGCACCTGTCCACGCTGCCGCTCCTCCCCATAAGCTGCAGCCACCTCTCTCCTTCACCCCCTaacaccccccccaccaccaccaaaaaaaaaacctttctcaacccccccaccctcaacccaccccttctctctcccctttccacctctctctctctttccctctcaacccaaccggtcgaggcagatggccgtcCACCAAGAGCCCgggttctgctcgaggtttcttcctgtaaaagggagtttttcctcgCCACTGTTGCCACAAGTGCTTGCTCTTGGAGGAATGTCTTTTTCTGGCCCcactcaaaaatgttttaatttggcTTTAATAAAATTCACTTCAATTAAATATTCTGAAGATTAgtcactgtctttctctcttcactgtaTAAATATCTGAATACTGATGGTACTACTAGTTTGTGTGGAAcatgattttctgtttctgaggaATCAGACAAACTTCCTAAAATCCTGTACCTtagaagctgcagcagtgttATGTTCACCTAGAGAGGAGATAACATTAGTTGAATGACAGATGCAGCACTTCAGTGATGGGACTGGACAAGTATCCTCATCTGCTgctttactctttttttctcttctcacaCTTTTGCACTGATAGCAACAAAATGCTGATTGTGCCATGCAATCACCCCATCTCTTTTGGCTGCTGGGCTGGCTgcctaatatatatatatatatatatatataacaattCTAGTTATTTGTATGTGTTCAACTCAACTGAGATTAACAGGAAAAAGGCTGGAGGTGACTATTTTATTCTATGTATCCGTCTATTGTTCATACCTCAGCAGCCAAGTGTTTGCCCCAGAGTTATATGACTGCTGCTGAGGCTTCTGTAGTTTCCTAATAAGCTTTGTAGTAATGTGTGTCCCAGCAGTGCTCTCAGTCACCAGTGAGGGGAGCTCCACTGCTAAAATGGTGACTCAGTGTAGTTACAGTGGTTTGAAGATTCAGTGTAAAAGACCCATTAGCATCACCtggtgttgctctgtgttttttgaaTACAGGACATGCTTAAAAGTAATTAGTTTTTTTATACACCACATAAGAGAACCACTGCACTATACCTTTTCttaatcttttcatttgtcatatCACTTTCATACTATGATACTGCATGCTGTTGTATTTTGCTatattatgcatgtgtgtggattTCATGTGGCTGTACAACCTTTCACACAACAGCTGCaatgtttcacatttcatttcttattttcttaCGTCTTATTGTAGTTTGTCTAATATCATCTGACCATATTACATAATCCTGtagccattattattattaccttttttatcatatcatatcatatcatttgTTCCATCTCTTActattcaaacactgaaaaaagattCACCACTTCGCCATGTGAGTACAGTGTGGTGGCAAAAAGGGAGAATGAAATGATGAAGTTTCCTAGGGAAATGTTAATCCCATTTATTTCCAGCATTTATAAGGTTTGACATCTAGGTGCTGTCAGCCAATGTTGCACACAGTGCTgccaaaacaaccacaaattCAAGTTAGGTTGTGGATGGGGTTATTTTTCTACCCAGTCAGACAAATTAAGAAATGAGGCATACCAGTATTGAGCCAATAAAATCTGAATACCTTTACTAATcctatttatttatacattatgtatgtatttatgtttggGACAGTACTGAAGCAGTGCATCTCTGCTTGGAAGTTGCCCCTGCTGAACTTCTGGGGGAAGCCAAAAGAAGTTGATGCTGGGAGAGAGACCGCAATGAACAAGCAGGATAACATGGACAGTAACACAGTCAAACTACACATCAGGACTACATTCATAACAACACAGTCAAATGACAGGGAGTGCAACAAGACAATAAATGTTTCGTCACATCTTCAGTCGACATTGACAGTGTACATATTGACATATTTTGCACCACTGGAACCCTATACAGATTGTCTTCTTGACTAGAGACTCTAGACTCCCCAGGGTGAAGAAAGTGAAACAGCACCATTCGCTCCTCACTAATTACCACTActgaggtgcccttgagcaTGAAATTTGACTCACAACTGCTCCAACAGCTGCTGAAGGCAGGGACCAACAGAGCAGACTGGGGTTGCACTGGGCACCTGCTGAAGTCATGGTCTTGATATTTTGATgaatatgtgtctttttttcaaactgttgcTACAAGTAACTTTCGATTCTGGTGAAACTCAGGTGTGGAAACAACCTTTCAGGGCAGTGAATGGTAACCGTGTGAACTTATAATTTCTGTGTTTCCGAAATCATGGTTTTGGCTCTGAGCGTGAATGTAACTGCTTTGCTTAGTTTACATGttcttggttgtttttttatatatatatataactatgGAAGTGGTTATTTGTGTGCTGTGTATCTATCATATCGCATCATAACTGTCTCAGTGTTAACAGAGTTTCTGTGATAAGGAGAGTAGTGGAGTAGGAGCCAGTCCTTATATATCAGAATGAGTAAATCAGATGGACAGATGCAGTTGGTATGTTTCTTATGACCGGGGAGAGCTGTGTACATTGGCATGCATTTGTGTAAAAGTAGAAGAGGTGGTTGCTACATTACAAATTGTTCCCAGCTTTCacatataaacagtaaaatagcAGCATATTATGTACAACAAAAGCATTTTAGATAAGAAATCAAACTACATGTAGCTGTTATCCAAAACAATCAAGTCCAGAGTGAGGGAACTCCAAACAGGAACTCATATATTTTGAATTAGCGGTGAAAAGTGAGGGAGAAAGTGGAAAAGTGATGCTGTGTTTCCTATTATTGTAGGATGGGGGTTGACAACAGGGCCGAGTCCCTCCGCCATGCTGTGAACGCACCAGTGGAATTTGGATGGCGGCAGTGCTGATGATGAGAAAtatgagagaggaagacaaaataCGCTGTTGTTCCACGCATTGTCATTGTGACCCAAGGGCAATcccatcacactcacacatgcgcgcacatacacacacttgacaTATGTATGCTGGGTGACAATCACACACTCAGCTGTCCACTATTAGAGCACACAGTTTTGGCACTCTTACACTGtgaaccaaacacacacatgcatatagtacacatacacaaacacaggctaTTGTCAGCACACATCTCATATGGAAATATTTGTAGTTGCGTTGCCAGAAGTGGAAGGGATTGCGTGTTGGCTGTTTGAAAATCTGCAGCACGCTCGTAAAGTTCTGCACGTAATCCCACACAGGTGATGACGCTTCAGAGTCAATGGTCAGACTGAGACCTTGAGGTCAGATGAATCAGAGCAGTCCTCATTTGTGTCATCTCATCTCCTGCTCATCTTTGCTGACTTTCTACACTGATGAACCCCAAATGAAGAATAAACTTTGGCTAAAATTATCTGGAAAAGTCTCAACCTAGTCGTGATTTTCTTAATCCATTGTCTGTTTCCTACAGTATGGCCACATTTTACAGTTAGAGTGCCATTATATGACATTAATACCACTACACTTGATTATTACTTTTGCACTGTTACAGTCACCTGGGCCCCAGGTGGACAGTCAATCAGGTGTTTATTACTGGGGATATGATACCATTATTCatgaaaatgtataatatataaatataaatggaaTGCATAAGTGATAAACTTGTACTAAGATGAGAAAGAAGGAAATCtgggagaaaataaagacagaataagtaaagtaataataaataacgTTTTGATTTATTGTATCAACATATTGgacaaatttttttttaaaagtctttctcttctgtcattttcaggGCTCCATACACTCAGCCCATTTTTATTGAATAAAAAAGGGCAATAGGGttcaaaatatactgtatactctaatatactgtatattgtacaCTTCTTATTGATTTACTTTTTGCCTGTACTGTTATATGTTATGTCTGATGGAATACATATATATTCTataaggaataaaaaaaaattcctaaAAAAAAGGTTCTGTCTTCAGCAAAGAATATTAAAAGTCTCCTCATCTTCTGCAGACAGTCT from Lates calcarifer isolate ASB-BC8 unplaced genomic scaffold, TLL_Latcal_v3 _unitig_622_quiver_1159, whole genome shotgun sequence encodes the following:
- the LOC108879319 gene encoding uncharacterized protein LOC108879319 is translated as MDKDMEDTEKIVDSLISDVIEQAAQVQSFGLEELFAEPLKVRPAEADEDKVMEIPSGPSEEDERTVFSQGGNEAAADQTVVMNSSTMSLVIMRFFQSLTEEQWREVSEGVFNRDVKEKLIDMCVDVLKFTSDSVIRNVLESLAQSSTSSDTFTLKTPSEIQRSVESSFSQAVCDIVGTDIPVRISPEFTEAIATAVLEVVTPVLSVAIQASVDERSTIATAPASLQVSKDKVAKKTLAGAISTMKSLLTGRGAVIKRRVMSQQGLEPNKDEETPATGRNKKKNESVWRRCFRPKRKIQPFPQEDSNGANGAQKGKQESRSPLTTSSITEDPPLAETTTGEIQEEEETNFSNSSSKKKNEKKKKEQKKKKLPLWMRLFCSPCTCPRCRSSP